Sequence from the Fusarium oxysporum Fo47 chromosome VI, complete sequence genome:
CTGGACTGCACGTGGCGCGCACTATTGAACCGTTATCATTGGGCACCCTCTTCAGGGTCTCGTCTCAGCTTGGACTAAGCGGCGCCtgtctcagccttgagaGAGCGTTTGGGGATTATTAGCGAGGGCTGGTTTCTAGACTGTTGCTGAGGATCAATGTTTCAAGCCGCACAGCTAGCCACGAGGGTTTTGCGTGGTGTTGAGTTGTGATTTGGCTTGGGATGGGGAATGGTCAAGGGAATTCAGCTTGCCACACGGGTATTTTACAGTGTCACAAGCGCCATGCGGAATGCTACGCGGAAGCATCGAGGGGATGTGATCAGTCTTCGGGCTAGTCGCTATGCAATAGTTTCTGCATGCAGGGCTGAAATGGTACCCAGCACTTCGAGATGGAGCCAGACCTACACAGCAATGCTTGGAAGCTATAAAGGCGTGCTGATGTCCTGCAGATTCTCATTCATCATCGcagccaacttcttctctcactACATCTTATACCTTCTCCTCTTTTAATCTGGAACCACATTCTACTGTTCACAATGTTCATCTACCAAGGAAAGTTCGACTGGCCTGAGTACGCCGACAACGAGACCTTCACAATCATCTTCCCCAATGGTGTTGTTCGCGCCAATGACCCAGTCTACCTCTTCACCCAGTGGACAAAGGACTCCCATCGAGTCCGAAAGTCCAAGTTCTTCCAGACCATCGTTGTCTCAGACGTGAAGCAGCTTTCCAACACCACCGATGTCTCCTTCAATCTCTCTGGCTCTTGGTACAGCTATGCTATCACCACTGAGCAGAACTatgccaagatcaaggttGATATGTCAAGCCCTGGTGGCCAGAAGGCCATCGCTCTAGACCGCGTGTGGAAGCCTCAGGGCAAGGTTGACCACGATGCTGCCCTTCGTATCTGGGCGGGAAGCATTACTATCCACGACAGTGCTATTGATGAGCAAGCAATCTTCGTCCTCCCTGAGGACTacaaggatggcaagcctGTGATCTCCTCGTGGCAGTGGACAAAGGACACTGCgggcaaggccaagactACTGCTTTCAAGGGGACCCCATTGAAGTTTGTCAGTTCCGATGACAAGATCTCCAAATTCGCATTGAACAATGTCTACGATTTCACCTGCTCTTGGAACCGCAAGACTGAGAAGCTCGGCcttgagatcaagaaggacgGAAAGCAGACCAGAGTCGGCGAATTGAACCTCGTGGCTAAGATTGAACCAAAAGCCCAGTAAGTAATCCTTAAGCTATGCCCAAGTGCACTGATTATAACCATCGATGTAGCTCATTTGACTCTGACGACTTGGTTCCCCCAACCAAGAAGGAGACTGAGTTTCGTCTCCCTCAGCCTCAGACTACCCTTCCCCGAGTTCTCGACCCTATGCCGTTCCCCAAGACTCTTCTTGAGACCCTTACACAAGGAGCCGCTTTCATTGAACAAGCTGGATACCTCACTGTCCAAGCCCAGAACGTATGTGTCTCGAGTCCTCAATTTGACCCTTCTTTGCTAACCGACCACAGAAATTCGCTGCTCTAGATGCCGACTTCCACAAGCAGACCGTTCTCGTCGAAACcctcaagaaggacaagaagaacctTGAGAGCGAGATTACTTCCCTTACAGGTCAACGCAACAAGGCCAACGCAACCATCAATGAGCTGAAGAACCAGCTCGCTAAGGCTAGCGAGGAGTACCAAAAGAAGGTTAAGCAACTCAACGACAGAATCGAGCATCTCAAGCAAGACGACAGGTTTGACCACAAGGTCATCAACAAGCTGCAGCAAGacctcaacaagcttctcaacgacATCGCGACACTCAATGATGAGTTGAGCAAGGCTCAGTGtgagaaggaggagcttAACGAGATTATCCTTACTCTCCAGGGAGAAATCATTACCCTTGTTGCTcaggttcttgagcttgagaatgcgctcaaggtccagaagaaggagaacaTTCGTCTTCTCCGTGAGAATGGAGAACTCGACCAAAAGCTTCAAGAGTCACTGATCGCCAACAAGGCTCTCCAAAGCCAACTCGCCACCGCTGAGGCTGACCACGAACGCACCAAGATGGAGCGTGACGATGCACTCACCACCATCACGAACACCAAGAAAGAGCTCGATGAGACCAAGGCACTGCTCGAGACCAAGCTCGCTGTGCTCAAAGAGACCTCAGAGAAGCTCACGAAGCACAAAGAGGAGCTCGCCACGGCGCAAAAGCAGGTGCGAGACAGAGATCGCGAGGCCAAGACTTTTGAAACTCGCATTAAGAATTGGGAGAGTAAATTTCAGAGCAGGAACGACGGATGGAGCAAGCTGGTGGATGAGTATCAGGAGAAGTGCTATGCTGGAAAGACCAGTGAGGCAGAATTGGAAGAGCTCGCTAACCGTGTTGAGGATTTCCGAGTGCTCGTCTGAAGCCAGGAGCCGGAGCCGACAGTCAAGTTACCAGTTCAACCTATTCCGAGGAATGATCCCTTGTTGGCGCCGGCATGGGCTTTGAGACGGTTCTATGGGTCTTTGATCACCGTTCTGACATTTGGATGGTTACGATGGGGAAGAGGTTAAGGTGTAATGGGTTCTAAATAGGGTTATCAGTTTGGGCACAattctttcttatttcttAGCTTTGTATTGACATTTCGACTTTTGACTATACAGTCTCCTCATGATCCTGCATATTATCTTCCGTCGCATCATTGGTCTGAGAGAAATGAACCCAGGTAGTTTCTCATATTGGCTGGCTCGCCATTCAGTGAGATTTAAGTGCGTGTTCAATCTCCACAACTTGAACTTACACCAATAAGATTCAGCCTTTGGTCAGCTATGAGATGGGACCTGCATAGTCAAAGCAGGGCCCAAAGGAATCGGGATTCCGTGTCTAGAGGAGTcaagaaaacttgggacTGTTATGCTAAGTTACAAAAGTATTTAGGTAAACTTAGTATATTTAGTGGGGTCTTAGTCCATCTGATTTTGGCATCCTGATTTTACGTTAGAGTTTATTACCCCGTTGAGGCCTGTCTCGGTCTTTGTCTCAAAATAACAAGCTAAGCACCAAGCGCTGACATGGCGCGCTATAGAGGAATAAATAAGGCGTCCAGCCACCTCCCCGCAACGGACTCAACCTGAACGGCAATGTTTGTCTTGCTACATCCTTATCTTTTTCCTCTACCTGTAGCCCCATTACCATGATGTTTTGGGATAATGTTTCTGTGCCGAATACGTGGGTCATTGTGACTTTAACTGGACTGTTGTTTCTATTGAGTCGCTATGTATCGCCCTCCCTCGAATCCCTCGAGCCGCCGCTGCTTAAACCTCGAGTTCCGCTGGTGGGACACATCATCTCGATGTTCAGCGAGGGCGGCGGATTCTATGTTCGGCTCTTGTAATTCTCCAGCCTCCAATGAACACGCAACGGCATACAATTCTGACCGGTCACAGTAAAGAACGCAGAATGCCCATCTGCACCCTCCCCATGCTAAACGGCAAAGTCTACATCATCAACTCCCCAGATCTCATCCAATCAGCCCTGAAAAACAACGATATTTCGTTCGATCCATTTCTTGTCGAGTTCTCCAAAGCGATGTGGGGTCTGAGCCAGAATGCAGGGGATCTAATTTCTGATAAGGAATATTTGAAGACGGGGCTGTCGATTATTCAGTCTACTCTTATGGGTGAACCACTGCACAGGTTGAACCTTAGCGCTTTGACAAGGCTCATGACGTATCTTAATCCTATTCGACCTGGAGAAGAACTAGATGCACCTGATGTATTTATTTGGCTCCGGGATATCTTGACGGATGCAACGGCGACAGCTCTTTTCGGGGCGAAGAATCCGTTGACGGTAGATAAAGCGCATCTCATGTGGTGAGTTTTCTTGGAGCCTTATTATTGTTTTGGTCATTAATCGTCGACAGGACATTTGATAAACAATCCATGTTTGTGGCGTTGGGTGTCCCAAGCTTCATTACCAAAAAGGCGATCAATGCGAGAAGAGAGATCAACAACCTGCTTCTGACCTACTATGAATCTGGAAGCGAGCTTGAAGACGGTGTCTCTGACATTATACGCGATAGAGTTAAGTTTCTCCGTAGCACTGGCTTTACGGATGACGACCTAGCTCACATGGAAACGCTGCTGCCTTGGGTTGGAGTTACCAACACTGCGCCAACTTTATTCTGGCTTTTCGTCCACGTCTTGACAAACCCACATTACTTATCTCGTGTGCGAactgagattgaggagattATAATTATCACAAATGGGCCCGACGGGAAGACAGCGACATTTGACGTTAGAAAGCTAGAGAAATGCTGTCCTTTCCTCCACGCCTGCTATCAAGAATCCCTTCGTCACTATCTTCATTCCATCGGCAACAGGAGAGTCATGGAAGACACCAAGGTCCAAGACACACAGGGCCGAAGTTATCTGCTCAAAAAGGGATTCAACATCCAGTGGGCGCCATCAGTGACTCACTTCATCGACGAGATCTGGGGTCCGGACGCGAATACCTTCAAACCTGAGCGCTTCTTAGACGTATCGGTgcaagatgagaagaagagaagaggctCACAGTTGTCATTCGGAGGTGGAAAGCATCTATGTCCTGGCCGCAAGTTTGCGTTTACGGAGATACTGGGATTCGTTGGTGTCGTTGCGCTCAGCTTCGAGGCCGAGGGGCTGAGTTTGCCAAAGTCAAGGGATCCTGGGGTTGGA
This genomic interval carries:
- a CDS encoding cytochrome P450, whose amino-acid sequence is MFWDNVSVPNTWVIVTLTGLLFLLSRYVSPSLESLEPPLLKPRVPLVGHIISMFSEGGGFYVRLFKERRMPICTLPMLNGKVYIINSPDLIQSALKNNDISFDPFLVEFSKAMWGLSQNAGDLISDKEYLKTGLSIIQSTLMGEPLHRLNLSALTRLMTYLNPIRPGEELDAPDVFIWLRDILTDATATALFGAKNPLTVDKAHLMWTFDKQSMFVALGVPSFITKKAINARREINNLLLTYYESGSELEDGVSDIIRDRVKFLRSTGFTDDDLAHMETLLPWVGVTNTAPTLFWLFVHVLTNPHYLSRVRTEIEEIIIITNGPDGKTATFDVRKLEKCCPFLHACYQESLRHYLHSIGNRRVMEDTKVQDTQGRSYLLKKGFNIQWAPSVTHFIDEIWGPDANTFKPERFLDVSVQDEKKRRGSQLSFGGGKHLCPGRKFAFTEILGFVGVVALSFEAEGLSLPKSRDPGVGVGPRMPDWGGFDPGFRLRRREGWEDVTWVSQE